A DNA window from Castanea sativa cultivar Marrone di Chiusa Pesio chromosome 7, ASM4071231v1 contains the following coding sequences:
- the LOC142643411 gene encoding exocyst complex component EXO84C, which translates to MESSEEDDDFPSIERIIPQSKVDSLYQSHTEKGIRKLCCELLDLKDAVENLCGNMQTKYLAFLRISEEAVEMEHELIELQKHISSQGILVQDLMTGLCRELEEWKQSNGDNHEPQQDPEISELQDPLPSERDDEKMIFLEHIDVLLAEHKVEEALEALDAEERNSPDLKGSGDTSLGEVSQYKCAFLKRKAMLEDQLVQIIEQPSVSVKEMKATLSALIKLGKGPLAHHLLLKSNKLRLQRSIEVLLPSCYFCPKTFSATLSKLVFSIISLTTKESASIFGDNPIYTNRIVQWAEWEIEYFVRLVKENAPSSETVSALRAASICVQASLNYCSMLESQGLKLSKLLLVLLRPYIEEVLELNFRRARRLLFDLVELDESLLVSPHFVSSLSAFGTSSESILADSGMRFMCIVEDILEQLTPLAITHFGGNILSRVSQLFDTYMDALIKALPSPSDDDNLTELKEVIPFRAETDSEQLAILGIAFTILDELLPNALMIIWKRQNESNEQKSGPTEEVPSPNTTTDLKDWRRHLQPSFDKLKDHFCRQYVLSFIYSREGKTRLNARIYLSEDGNDLYWDSDSLPSLPFQALFVKLQQLATVAGDVLLGKDKLQKILLARLTETVVMWLSDEQEFWGVFEDDSIPIQPVGLLQLILDMHFTVEIARFAGYPSRHVHQIASAIIARAIRTFSARGIDPQSELPEDEWFVETAKLAINKLLSAESESETYEVDEDHIMLPDEVVTDSDYSASSLSTVESFESFASASMGELDSPMFTDPEN; encoded by the exons ATGGAGAGCagtgaagaagatgatgactTCCCATCAATTGAAAGAATCATCCCACAGTCGAAGGTCGACTCCCTCTACCAATCCCACACTGAAAag GGAATAAGAAAGCTTTGTTGTGAGCTCTTGGATTTAAAGGATGCAGTAGAGAACTTATGTGGCAATATGCAAACAAAGTACTTAGCTTTCTTGAG GATATCTGAAGAGGCCGTGGAAATGGAACATGAATTGATTGAGCTGCAAAAGCATATTTCATCTCAAGGGATCCTTGTGCAGGATTTGATGACTGGTTTATGCCGTGAATTGGAAGAGTGGAAACAATCTAATGGAGACAACCATGAACCACAACAAGACCCTGAAATTTCTGAACTTCAAGATCCCTTACCTAGTGAAAGAGATGATGAGAAGATGATATTTTTGGAGCATATTGATGTTCTTTTGGCTGAACATAAAGTTGAAGAAGCATTAGAGGCATTAGATGCTGAAGAGAGAAATTCTCCTGATCTGAAAGGCTCAGGAGATACATCACTAGGTGAAGTGTCACAGTACAAATGTgcttttttgaaaagaaaagcaaTGCTTGAGGATCAGCTAGTTCAGATTATTGAACAACCATCTGTTAGTGTTAAGGAGATGAAGGCAACCTTATCTGCTTTGATAAAACTTGGAAAAGGTCCTTTGGCACATCATTTACTACTAAAATCTAATAAGTTGCGCCTCCAAAGGAGCATTGAGGTTCTTCTTCCTTCATGTTATTTCTGTCCAAAAACTTTTTCAGCTACATTATCTAAGCtagtattttctataatttcaCTGACAACAAAGGAGTCTGCTTCAATATTTGGCGACAATCCCATTTATACAAACAGAATCGTTCAATGGGCTGAGTGGGAAATCGAATATTTTGTACGGTTGGTGAAAGAGAATGCACCCTCTTCTGAGACAGTTTCTGCTTTACGAGCTGCTAGCATTTGTGTGCAGGCTAGTCTTAACTACTGCTCAATGTTGGAATCACAGGGCCTGAAACTGTCAAAATTACTTTTGGTGCTTTTGCGACCTTACATTGAAGAAGTTCTAGAGTTAAATTTTAGACGGGCTAGAAGACTACTTTTTGATTTGGTGGAACTTGATGAGAGCTTGCTAGTCTCACCTCACTTTGTATCTTCATTGTCTGCTTTTGGAACCTCATCAGAAAGCATTCTTGCTGATAGCGGCATGAGATTTATGTGCATTGTCGAA GATATATTGGAACAGCTAACCCCCTTGGCCATTACACATTTTGGAGGAAACATTTTAAGTAGGGTCTCACAGCTCTTTGATACATACATGGATGCTTTGATCAAAGCCCTGCCAAGTCCCTCTGATGATGACAATCTTACAGAGCTGAAAGAAGTCATACCCTTTAGAGCTGAAACAGATTCGGAACAGCTTGCAATATTGGGAATAGCATTTACCATTTTAGACGAACTATTACCAAATGCTTTAATGATTATTTGGAAGCGACAGAATGAAAGCAATGAACAAAAAAGTGGGCCCACTGAAGAAGTGCCTAGCCCAAACACTACAACAGATTTAAAAGATTGGAGGCGCCATCTTCAGCCCTCATTCGACAAGCTTAAAGATCACTTCTGTCGGCAGTATGTTTTGAGTTTCATCTATTCAAGAGAAGGAAAAACACGATTAAATGCAAGGATTTACTTGAGTGAGGATGGAAATGATCTGTATTGGGACTCTGATTCTCTGCCTTCGCTTCCATTTCAG GCATTATTTGTTAAGCTACAGCAGTTGGCTACTGTGGCTGGAGATGTGTTACTTGGGAAAGACAAACTACAGAAAATTTTGCTAGCTAGGCTAACAGAGACAGTTGTAATGTGGTTGTCTGATGAACAAGAATTTTGGGGGGTGTTTGAGGATGATTCAATCCCTATTCAGCCAGTTGGGTTGCTGCAG TTAATTCTTGATATGCACTTCACTGTTGAAATTGCACGTTTTGCTGGATACCCATCTCGGCATGTGCACCAGATTGCATCAGCCATTATTGCTCGTGCAATCAGGACCTTTTCTGCTAGAGGCATAGATCCGCAAAG TGAACTCCCTGAGGATGAATGGTTTGTTGAAACTGCGAAGTTGGCAATAAATAAACTACTATCAGCTGAATCTGAGTCAGAAACATATGAAGTTGATGAAGACCACATTATGCTGCCTGACGAAGTTGTCACAGATTCGGATTACTCTGCTTCTTCCCTCTCAACGGTGGAATCTTTTGAGTCTTTTGCTTCTGCCAGTATGGGTGAACTTGATAGCCCTATGTTCACTGATCCTGAGAACTGA